Proteins from one Spirochaetota bacterium genomic window:
- a CDS encoding TolC family protein — translation MKIFLFGLSVYIIFTLSLYPYIKEVTLNECIEIALQNHPELKAAEEDERKAKANYKIAQSKNKLLVNGEIKTIEFFEKEEDASGSDTVLDITGIDSDIGLFAGPTLTYNLIDPQRVGIENSTRLSIDLLKMNSVKVKKTIICNVKRSYYGYLFAKENSELMGKLVDKFKKKLQMAKALFKRGQRPILDVSKSEVDLADAKLEYEKAKNSENMMKIDLLVSMGIINDNIEFSPSSVDELPQLRFSLQELNKLAVDYYPEIQIARYIKEINKLNISAAKSARYPIVNLISSIGFFNRNIVNNDTVDDWKEIEENLKSDNWEGRLQIGITASVPLYSGGAIQANVDSSIAEYNKSIYIERNILIKMRAMIRNYFHSMNELVKQMEISKLIEDNARKHLMLAQKSYKNGIGFQLDIQDAEMAVLKAELSFIKARYDYLIMLANLSNVVGLGEEYLCIK, via the coding sequence ATGAAAATTTTTTTATTTGGACTAAGTGTATATATAATTTTTACTCTATCCCTCTATCCATATATTAAAGAGGTCACACTGAACGAGTGTATTGAAATTGCATTACAGAACCATCCGGAACTAAAGGCGGCTGAGGAGGATGAGAGAAAGGCAAAAGCTAATTATAAAATAGCTCAATCTAAGAATAAATTGTTGGTTAACGGAGAGATTAAAACGATTGAATTTTTTGAGAAAGAGGAGGATGCTTCTGGAAGCGATACAGTTCTAGATATTACTGGTATAGATTCAGATATCGGCCTCTTTGCCGGACCCACTTTAACATATAATCTTATAGACCCACAAAGAGTTGGAATAGAGAATTCAACGAGGTTATCGATAGATCTGTTAAAGATGAATAGTGTCAAAGTAAAGAAGACCATAATATGTAATGTTAAAAGGAGTTACTACGGGTATCTTTTTGCTAAAGAGAATAGTGAATTGATGGGGAAATTGGTAGATAAATTCAAGAAAAAGCTTCAGATGGCAAAAGCCCTTTTTAAGAGAGGCCAAAGGCCGATTCTTGATGTAAGCAAGTCAGAGGTAGACCTCGCTGATGCGAAGCTTGAATATGAGAAGGCTAAAAACAGCGAGAATATGATGAAAATAGATCTTTTAGTCTCTATGGGAATTATAAATGATAATATTGAATTCTCCCCTAGTAGTGTAGATGAATTGCCCCAATTAAGATTCTCTCTTCAGGAATTAAACAAATTAGCTGTGGATTATTATCCTGAAATTCAGATTGCTAGATATATAAAGGAGATCAATAAGTTAAATATATCAGCCGCAAAATCTGCCCGCTACCCAATAGTCAATCTGATTTCATCCATTGGTTTTTTTAATAGAAATATAGTTAACAATGACACTGTAGATGATTGGAAAGAAATAGAAGAAAATTTGAAGAGCGATAATTGGGAAGGCAGACTACAGATTGGGATAACCGCTTCAGTACCTCTATATTCAGGTGGAGCCATACAGGCGAATGTTGACTCCTCTATAGCAGAATATAATAAATCAATATACATTGAACGAAATATATTAATAAAAATGCGAGCAATGATCAGAAATTATTTTCATTCCATGAATGAGTTGGTCAAGCAGATGGAGATTTCTAAGCTAATTGAGGATAACGCAAGAAAACACTTGATGTTAGCCCAGAAGAGTTACAAAAATGGTATAGGTTTTCAACTTGATATTCAGGATGCTGAGATGGCAGTTTTGAAGGCTGAGTTGAGCTTTATAAAGGCAAGATATGATTACCTCATCATGCTTGCAAATCTTTCAAATGTTGTTGGTTTAGGTGAAGAATATTTATGTATAAAATAA
- a CDS encoding DUF3786 domain-containing protein, translated as MGHEHLPDHFIIDDNLWNELKNSQHQIICHNCEISYCLKGRFYTIPVLNENYGVYPWEEKVYRLSDKMIEVTRQEIELSLFLLHYLLGTTDIQLTGEMVSGKDLKGGEMFFRGPHTLPVRKIIEKYGKDPAGLIQAGENLGGERLDLGDASIGLRIAPKIPITYILWAEDDEFSANVNILFDPTIQNFLPLDIIFGITVFVYNRLV; from the coding sequence ATGGGACATGAACATTTGCCTGATCACTTTATTATAGATGATAATCTATGGAATGAGCTGAAGAATTCACAGCACCAAATTATTTGTCATAATTGTGAAATATCTTATTGCTTAAAGGGGCGGTTTTACACAATCCCTGTGCTGAATGAGAATTACGGAGTATATCCCTGGGAAGAGAAGGTTTATAGATTATCAGATAAGATGATAGAAGTAACTCGCCAGGAGATAGAGCTTTCCCTTTTTTTGCTCCACTACCTGCTTGGAACAACGGATATTCAGCTTACGGGTGAGATGGTTTCCGGAAAAGACCTGAAAGGCGGGGAGATGTTTTTCCGCGGACCTCATACCCTTCCGGTGAGAAAGATAATAGAAAAGTATGGGAAAGATCCGGCTGGTTTGATTCAGGCAGGTGAGAATCTTGGGGGAGAGCGCCTTGATTTAGGAGATGCATCAATAGGATTAAGGATTGCCCCAAAAATTCCGATTACCTATATCCTTTGGGCTGAGGATGACGAGTTCTCAGCTAATGTCAACATCCTTTTCGATCCCACCATCCAAAATTTTCTTCCTCTCGACATTATATTTGGAATCACAGTATTTGTTTATAACCGCCTTGTATAA
- a CDS encoding glycosyltransferase: MRKEKRMGKLKEISILHINTAKDWRGGEKQTYYLASHLHKRGYRSHCICQRDSILYQKLVSDSIPSFSVRMRSEFDVYAALQIAKIARELNVKILHMHTAHAHSLGLISNLFYRIPVNIVSRRVDYRVGSNFLSRYKYNYPETYIAVSNAVRDILIEDGIPSEKVIAVHSGVDFNTYKNIETDYLFDEYNEICNLSDRIRIINVAALTPQKDHETLIRAMSTVVKYNNNFLLFILGEGKLKYRLSGLRDKLGLRDYIIFTGYRDDVINFIKFSDIFVLSSKWEGLGTSIIDAMALQKPVIATSTGGIPELIESGSSGMLVGKEDPEELAHVIIHLAGNRDIQKKMAENAYIRALDFSINNTIEKTLGVYNRMAGELI, translated from the coding sequence GTGAGAAAAGAAAAGCGAATGGGTAAATTGAAGGAGATTTCTATTCTACACATCAACACTGCAAAGGATTGGAGGGGTGGAGAGAAACAGACATATTATCTTGCATCGCACCTACACAAAAGAGGATACAGAAGTCATTGCATATGTCAAAGGGATTCTATTTTATATCAGAAGCTTGTTAGCGATAGTATTCCGTCTTTTTCTGTACGAATGAGGTCAGAATTTGATGTCTATGCAGCTTTACAGATCGCGAAAATAGCAAGGGAACTTAATGTTAAGATTCTCCATATGCATACAGCTCATGCACATTCCCTTGGTCTCATTAGCAATCTATTCTATAGAATTCCTGTAAACATTGTCTCACGAAGGGTGGACTATAGAGTAGGGAGTAACTTTTTAAGCAGATATAAGTATAACTATCCTGAAACCTATATTGCTGTCTCCAATGCAGTAAGAGATATTTTAATTGAAGATGGAATACCTAGTGAGAAGGTGATTGCCGTTCATTCGGGTGTCGATTTTAATACCTATAAAAACATTGAGACTGATTATCTGTTTGATGAGTATAATGAAATTTGTAATCTAAGTGATAGAATTCGTATTATTAATGTCGCAGCCCTTACACCTCAGAAGGATCACGAGACTCTAATAAGGGCAATGAGTACTGTGGTGAAATATAATAATAATTTTTTGTTATTCATCCTCGGGGAGGGCAAGTTAAAATATAGACTATCAGGGTTAAGAGATAAGTTGGGACTTCGAGATTATATAATCTTTACTGGATATAGAGATGATGTGATCAATTTTATTAAGTTTTCTGATATATTTGTTTTATCTTCTAAGTGGGAGGGTCTCGGTACCTCAATAATTGACGCCATGGCGTTGCAAAAGCCTGTAATAGCCACTTCGACTGGTGGTATACCTGAGTTAATTGAGAGTGGTTCGAGTGGAATGCTGGTTGGCAAAGAAGATCCTGAAGAACTTGCACATGTTATCATTCATTTGGCAGGTAATAGAGACATACAAAAAAAAATGGCTGAGAACGCCTATATAAGGGCATTGGATTTTTCAATAAATAATACAATAGAAAAGACATTAGGGGTTTACAATCGCATGGCAGGTGAATTGATTTAA
- a CDS encoding methylated-DNA--[protein]-cysteine S-methyltransferase, with translation MNKRYLIESTKSLKDISCYIYPFPTGRLYLFGDNDYLRLVLWGNEILKGDHTDEIFNNHITREIGIAIEFIDRFLLGENGSLPNLDLNSFTDREKFIYQELMKVSFGETISYGRLSMMAGGRNAARFVGNTMAKNHFPIFIPCHRVIKADGTIGNYSSGRWVKLFLLEHERVICEKRKANG, from the coding sequence ATGAATAAGAGATATTTAATAGAAAGTACAAAATCCCTTAAAGATATTTCTTGTTATATATATCCATTTCCAACTGGCAGACTTTATCTTTTTGGTGATAATGACTATCTAAGGCTTGTGCTTTGGGGAAATGAAATTCTGAAGGGAGATCATACAGATGAGATATTTAATAATCATATTACGAGAGAGATAGGGATCGCAATCGAATTTATAGATAGGTTTCTCCTTGGGGAGAATGGCTCTCTACCTAATCTTGATTTGAATTCTTTTACTGACAGGGAAAAATTTATTTACCAGGAACTTATGAAAGTATCTTTTGGTGAAACAATAAGTTATGGAAGGCTATCCATGATGGCGGGGGGTAGGAATGCCGCAAGGTTTGTCGGGAACACAATGGCAAAGAATCATTTCCCAATATTTATCCCATGTCACAGGGTTATAAAGGCAGATGGAACTATAGGCAATTATTCTTCAGGAAGATGGGTTAAGCTATTTTTGCTTGAACATGAGCGAGTGATTTGTGAGAAAAGAAAAGCGAATGGGTAA
- a CDS encoding bifunctional riboflavin kinase/FAD synthetase, producing the protein MRIFRKIPEADDIFKSSVITIGSFDGVHTGHRKIFSVLSDIAKREAGEAIVITFDVHPRKVLTPHTPPRILTSEAEKVNAIADTGIENIILLSFTSKLGNMSAEDFITEIIKKINIIEIVAGYDHAFGKNREGDIDFLKGFCISRGIKISRVEPEKYCHKPISSTWIRSEIEAGNISLSNLLLGRQYTLLGNVVRGKERGRQLGFPTANILPEDPDKVIPKDGVYAVTVVVDGRLEMQGMLNIGTNPTFANIERTIEVNIFEFNEDLYGLDIELRFHERIRDEMRFDSINELVEQLKKDKITATKLLN; encoded by the coding sequence ATGAGAATTTTCAGAAAAATCCCAGAAGCAGATGACATTTTTAAAAGCTCCGTTATTACAATTGGAAGCTTTGACGGTGTTCACACTGGACATAGAAAAATATTTTCAGTGTTGTCAGATATTGCTAAAAGGGAGGCCGGGGAAGCAATTGTAATTACCTTTGATGTTCATCCTAGGAAGGTATTAACTCCACATACTCCACCAAGGATACTCACTAGTGAGGCTGAAAAGGTGAACGCCATTGCTGATACAGGGATTGAGAATATTATCCTCCTCTCTTTTACCTCAAAATTGGGTAATATGAGTGCTGAGGATTTTATCACAGAGATAATAAAGAAAATTAACATAATTGAAATCGTTGCTGGTTATGATCATGCCTTTGGAAAAAACCGTGAAGGGGATATAGATTTTTTAAAAGGATTCTGCATTTCAAGGGGAATTAAAATTTCACGAGTGGAGCCGGAAAAATACTGTCATAAACCTATTTCATCAACATGGATAAGGAGTGAGATTGAGGCCGGCAATATCTCGCTATCAAACCTTCTCCTTGGAAGACAATACACCCTATTGGGAAATGTTGTGAGAGGAAAGGAAAGGGGAAGGCAACTCGGATTCCCTACTGCAAATATATTACCTGAAGATCCTGATAAGGTTATCCCCAAAGATGGAGTTTATGCTGTCACTGTTGTAGTTGATGGAAGATTGGAGATGCAGGGGATGCTTAATATAGGCACAAATCCGACCTTTGCCAATATTGAAAGGACGATTGAGGTAAATATTTTTGAATTTAACGAAGATCTCTATGGGCTAGATATTGAGTTGAGATTTCATGAGAGAATTCGAGACGAAATGAGATTCGATTCAATCAATGAGTTGGTTGAACAATTAAAGAAGGATAAGATTACGGCAACCAAGTTATTGAATTGA
- a CDS encoding PTS sugar transporter subunit IIA — MELHNFINKNQIVLVENKEKQPVIRELLIYLETLGMIDNSNRFYTQVIHRESLENTGIGMGLAIPHARTDSLSNLVSIFGFSKDGIDYQSYDNIPVKYLLLSIFPTEMSTKYLYLVGMMARIFSNEDKRLAMNKAETPEEFYSILSREFTLYFEGVINKDVSSNNISEEYIGIPSSDLDLLIRLDRLNIIYDEGNTSESIVTKIEQIRKLIDNRSLTYYEKMRKKCQNPFAIVEKNSCTGCHLEIPSIYINQIKDQKGISVCTHCGRFLIIL, encoded by the coding sequence ATGGAATTACACAACTTCATCAATAAAAATCAAATAGTACTAGTAGAGAACAAAGAGAAGCAACCTGTAATAAGAGAGTTACTCATCTATCTCGAAACCCTTGGAATGATTGATAACAGCAACAGATTTTACACTCAGGTTATTCACCGTGAATCATTAGAAAATACCGGTATAGGAATGGGATTAGCAATTCCCCATGCAAGAACAGATTCTCTATCAAATCTTGTTTCCATCTTTGGATTTTCTAAAGATGGAATAGATTACCAATCCTATGACAATATTCCCGTAAAATACCTATTATTGAGTATCTTCCCAACTGAGATGAGCACAAAATACCTCTATTTGGTGGGGATGATGGCTAGAATTTTCTCAAACGAGGATAAGAGATTGGCAATGAATAAGGCGGAAACTCCAGAAGAGTTTTATTCAATCCTGTCCAGGGAATTTACCCTTTACTTTGAGGGAGTTATCAACAAAGATGTTAGCTCAAATAACATAAGCGAAGAATATATTGGCATCCCCTCTTCAGATTTGGATCTTTTAATACGACTTGATAGACTCAATATTATCTATGATGAGGGAAATACTTCGGAATCAATAGTTACAAAGATTGAACAAATCAGGAAATTGATTGATAATAGATCATTAACCTATTATGAAAAGATGAGAAAGAAATGCCAGAATCCCTTTGCCATAGTTGAGAAAAATAGCTGTACAGGATGTCATCTCGAAATACCCTCGATCTATATTAATCAGATTAAGGATCAAAAGGGGATATCAGTCTGTACCCATTGCGGGAGATTTCTTATAATTTTGTAA